The following proteins come from a genomic window of Macaca thibetana thibetana isolate TM-01 chromosome 15, ASM2454274v1, whole genome shotgun sequence:
- the LHX3 gene encoding LIM/homeobox protein Lhx3: MPTEIPLCAGCDQHILDRFILKALDRHWHSKCLKCSDCHTPLAERCFSRGESVYCKDDFFKRFGTKCAACQLGIPPTQVVRRAQDFVYHLHCFACVVCKRQLATGDEFYLMEDSRLVCKADYETAKQREAEATAKRPRTTITAKQLETLKSAYNTSPKPARHVREQLSSETGLDMRVVQVWFQNRRAKEKRLKKDAGRQRWGQYFRNMKRSRGGSKSDKDSVQEGQDSDAEVSFPDEPSLAEMGPATGLYGSLGEPTPALGRPSGALGNFALEHGGLAGPEQYRELRPGSPYGVPPSPAAPQSLPGPQPLLSSLVYPDTSLGLVPSGAPGGPPPMRVLAGNGPSSDLSTGSSGGYPDFPASPASWLDEVDHAQF; the protein is encoded by the exons ATGCCCACAGAGATTCCGCTGTGTGCCGGCTGTGACCAGCACATCCTGGACCGATTCATCCTCAAGGCTCTGGACCGCCACTGGCACAGCAAGTGCCTCAAATGCAGCGACTGCCACACGCCACTGGCTGAGCGCTGCTTCAGCCGAGGGGAGAGTGTTTACTGCAAGGATGACTTTTTCAA GCGCTTCGGGACCAAGTGCGCCGCGTGCCAGCTGGGCATCCCGCCCACGCAGGTGGTGCGCCGCGCCCAGGACTTCGTGTACCACCTGCACTGCTTTGCCTGCGTCGTGTGCAAGCGGCAGCTGGCCACGGGTGACGAGTTCTACCTCATGGAGGACAGCCGGCTCGTGTGTAAGGCGGACTACGAAACTGCCAAGCAGCGAG AGGCCGAGGCCACGGCCAAGCGGCCGCGCACGACCATCACCGCCAAGCAGCTGGAAACGCTGAAGAGCGCCTACAACACCTCGCCCAAGCCGGCGCGCCACGTGCGTGAGCAGCTCTCCTCCGAGACGGGCCTGGACATGCGCGTGGTGCAG gtTTGGTTCCAGAACCGCCGGGCCAAGGAGAAGAGGCTGAAGAAGGATGCCGGCCGGCAGCGCTGGGGACAGTATTTCCGAAACATGAAGCGCTCTCGCGGCGGCTCCAAGTCGGATAAGGACAGCGTTCAGGAGGGGCAGGACAGCGACGCCGAGGTCTCCTTCCCCG ATGAGCCTTCTTTGGCGGAAATGGGCCCGGCCACCGGCCTCTACGGGAGCTTGGGGGAACCCACACCAGCCTTGGGCCGGCCCTCGGGAGCCCTGGGCAACTTCGCACTAGAGCATGGAGGCCTGGCAGGCCCAGAGCAGTACCGAGAGCTGCGTCCCGGCAGCCCCTATGGTGTCCCCCCGTCCCCCGCCGCCCCGCAGAGCCTccctggcccccagcccctcctctccaGCCTGGTGTACCCAGACACCAGCTTGGGCCTTGTGCCCTCGGGAGCCCCCGGCGGGCCCCCACCCATGAGGGTGCTGGCAGGGAACGGACCCAGTTCCGACCTATCCACGGGGAGCAGCGGGGGTTACCCTGACTTCCCTGCCAGCCCCGCCTCCTGGCTGGACGAGGTGGACCACGCTCAGTTCTGA